GTTGCTGTCTTTGAGGTGCTTAGATGTTTCAGATATGTTTATCATTCTGAATGCTCTGTGACACCACATGCATACTGATCATCCAACTCCCTGGTGTCCCTTCCTGCCTACAAATATacttccccccccccctgcaCATTCATGATTAGAATCTGCAGGTGTTCTGTTGGATTAGTAGTTGGTGACTGTGGAAGGCccttgaagaacactgaactcatcgtatgtaataaatgttaatgttaataaaaccAGGCAACATTTGTATTGTGACATGATGTATTATATGGTGGAAGTGGCCATTAGAAGATACAAAAAGGAAAATAGCAGTGAAAGGAGTGCACAATCCTTAAATAGTCTGTGGCATTTCAGTGATGATTTATTGGTGTTAACAGGCCCAGTGTGTTAGTAAAACCAGTCCAGTCATataaggcaggttgggtccattgATTTATGTTGCTGACacccaaattctgaccctaccattgTGTGTCTCAGCAGAAATTTAAATTCATTAGACCAAGCCATGTTTTTCCAGTCATAAGCTGATACAGCTTTTTGCTTTTGTAGACCATCAAGCTTTGAAGTGTGAATTCTgaaatgcttttctgctcaccacaattgttaTGCAGTTATCTGGTCTAGTCATTTTCTGTTAACCTCTCTCATCGAGGCATTTATGTCCACATGTGAATAGTTATATGCACACACTTTTATTGTAGTACTGTGTATTGTTGCAGACTCCAaagtttaattttatttaattttattaatattctgcTGTCATtggttacatttatatttaaggcatttagcagacgctcttatccagagcgacttacaaaagtgctttgctatttatccAAGAAagaccttagctagttagaatagactaatagttcaaagatacctttaagctttagacattactaagcacaagtcaataaggtgagtatagtactctgctattcgtcatTACAAATTCAGGCTTTGGGAAATGTATTGCATTTTATTTAGAGATGTAGTGctccatctttttctgttctgatTCCAATACATAAACCTTGTGTATTGGCTGATACTGATCCAATACAGTTGTTGAATTAATATGCCATAATAACCTCACCCTGGGAGAAACTTAAAGcctcaggattgacttaaacattacttcagtgactgtaaaacaaaatatgacAAATTAACAGAGATATAAATGAACCAAAATTTACTTTTCACTAAAATTAATAATTGTGCTGGACCTTGTCACAGTGGCACAGTTCATtttgaaattaaaataaaatgtacatacGATGTATGTATCATGTCTGTATGTTACTCTGATCCTTATTTATGAAGCTTATGAAGCTTAGAATACCAGCGGTGGTGGTTAAATGGATCCtttggatcggcctaattatctgatacccaatccagctaatGTTGTTAGTATAAAGACCaatatccgatcctagtattGAATCGGTGTGTCCCTAATTTTATACTGCCTTGGCTGGACTAAACAGGTATTTATCAAACTTTTAATTATTGGACTTTTTCATTTCCAGTTGAACAGAACAATTTCCGCTTTAGAGACAATTGAGACTGCGAGACAGCAACTAACATTAGCTCTTTTGTTACAGATTGATTTGGAGCACATAGCTGCTGATTGATCTCTTCACTCAGAAAAGTCCTGCATCCAGTCCAGCATCTGCTAATGAGTTAAACACACAGAGAACCACATCAATGGCTGGGTTTTTGGATAACTTCCGCTGGCCAGAGTGCGAGTGTATTGActggggagagaggagaaatgcAGTGGCCTCCATTGTGTCTGGCATACTggtatgtgtatgtgagtgtctgTATATTTGATTTCAGCTAcagtacattcttaaaaatgatCTGGTTGCTGTTAAATCTATTCTCAGTAAAGATTGTAAACTTTAGCCTTTAATGTTCATTGCAGTTATTGAAACCTGACAAATAAAAGGTGTCCATttgtattaaaaacattttaagaagGTTGAAGACCCCAGACTAGCATACCACACTAGCCTTGGGCGAACATACCACACTAGTCTTGGGCTTGCATAACACATAGTCCTGGGATAGCACACCCTCTAGTCTTGGGCTAGAGCATCAAGTGAATTCTGGGCTAATACACCATGCTAGTTCCTGGATAACCCACCACACAAGTTATTGGCTAGCCCACCACTACCATAatgctgtgaaaatgtgttgTTATCTATCAtaatagatttatttatttattaacattaatatatttttgcTTTCTTTGACTCTCTCAGTTCTTTACAGGCTGGTGGATTATAATAGATGCTGCTGTGTGCTATCCAGATCAGAAAGAGCTGAACCATGCATTTCATACATGTGGTGTCTTCTCTACACTGGCTTTTTTCATGTATGTATTCTCTAAGCATGCTGTTTTCATATTTAGGCCAAAAATATGCACATGCTAAACCCTTTTACACAGATGGGATACAACCATGAATTCTGTTGTGTAATCACTTTTTCATATCCTCCTCAGGCCTTGAGCAAAGGTTGGCCAAAGTTCTgaaagggagtgtgttctaaatAATTGAAGGATCTGCAAAACATTATTAACAGATATCCAGTTAGCCTTagatgaagaaaaaaagcaaaaagtaaAGTATGCCTGAAAACTTACTTTAGAAGTTAAACATCTAGAAGCACATTTGAAAATGGGAAATTGGTTGTTTTCATGTTGGGTGAGTGATTAAGACTACCTCTTTAGATGTGACGTAAAATTTGCTTGCTGGTTCAACAAGGGTTGCTAAGACGTAAGATGTAGGAGCATTGAAAAGTATAATTTCATTTGTATTTCATATACATTGCCATATGTCTCTGTGGACCATGTCAACATCAGAGTATTTGGAAATTCCTAATTCCGTATTGTGAATAGTTTTACCTCCTTAACCTGTTTTGTAACTTACTTGCCCACTCGCATTTTAGTAGAATGATAATTCTCTACAAATAGACGTTATTAGTACTTTTGGTGCTTTAAATCAATGACCTGGTCCAATAAATCCCTTACCAACTTATGAAATACTTATTGTCCCTATTGTCCCTGAATCATTAAAGACTGTGCAATTTGAAGTTTGTTGAACAGCCAACAAAAACAATAGCACAATAGCAAGTTTGTTATTCCTTGGTAAATTTGAAGAAAACCCTTTATCACAAAATAAATCCAAGGAAAGGTTTTTCACCCTCAGTAGATCTTCAGCATAGTATAAACTTGGCTAGGTTTGGGTACTGTCACATATTTCTAAATTTAGTTTGGCACTTAGACTTGcctctgctcttttaattaGTGTTCATGTGGAGAGAGGTTACTTCTCTTGATTATGAAGCATTGCACAAGTCATTGGTTTCACATATGCTATGCTCAATTAAATATCTACAGAAATAGCcctgatattattatttttcatttttttttatctttgaaCACAATAgctgtggggtttttttctATCATCTTACAACATGCCTAAGTTTGACACAGGTTTATGTATTCTTATTCATTCATACATTTCCAACTCTTATGTATAAATCACAGAAGATTTACAGAAATGTTCTGCTTTTTGATATACACTTAATTCATGCTTTAGCAGCTTAATTTTcaatttcaattcaattcagtatGAGATCCAgatttttatacatgcattaaACCGTTGATGCCCCTGATGATGCACCCAATGATGCTCCCACTTCTAAAGGTGGCTTGTTTTTGTGTGCTTGTTTCAGGATTAATGCAGTGTCAAATGCTCACATCCATGGAGATACCTATGGTGAAGGCTGCCTTGGCAGGACAGGTATGAAAACAATACAAGCAGTTATTCATGGAAAGCTTATAAGCGGTACTGTGATACTTGAAAAAAGGTGCCTTAAAACATTTTGCTATGTTTTTATAAAGAATATGAGAAATTGCAAAGGTTTATGAGACTTGCATTTATAAATGCTTAAGAGTTGTAATGTTTAGTCTTTAAAAACACCTTTTTTGGTAACATTTCAGTATAGGTTACAAAGCTAGTAGTTTGGTAAAACCCTGGCTATTACTATTTTATTAATCAAGAACTTTAGAAGCATTTTTCATTTGAGTATTAGTCATTGTatccattttattcattttattgaaATGAAGGCTATACAGCTAATACTATACCTGACTGATTGGATACAGTGCTTATTGAGCAGCCAGTTAATTAGGCGTTTAATGGTGCTTGATGGTAAACCATcttgatataaacatttaagaTTACTTGTaagaacaaatttaaaaaatctTCAGCTACCCACCAGTGAGGATTATTTTGCTATTAACAAGGTAActtaaatcataataataaaatgaataatacaTAACATACATAACACTTCAAGAACCCAAAGACACTGACTGATATAATGTAACAGAAAACGAGATAATAGAACATGCAACAACAAAGACAGAAACACAGGGACAGGCAACAGCGGAGGAGACAGAGAAAATATGGGTTTTAAGGTTAGTTTTAAATGCAAAGAGAGAATTAGACTGGTGTacgtatgggggggggggttccatAGACGAGGAGGAAGTCTAGAAAAGGCTTGATCACCAATGCTTGGACAGAGGATTAACAGATCAGCAGAAAAGAAGAGAATGGGTGGTTTTGTCAGGAAGGTGCATAACCAAAAGATAGGGAGGACAGAAGTTGAGAGGTTTGTAAGTGAGAAGCAATTTGTGATCATGAAGCATGAAGACTACTAGACAGGATTTTAGTGGAGATGATGAACAGGAATAATGTGGTTGTGGCAGCGAGTGTGAATGAGAAGGTAGGCGGTAGAGTTCTGGGCCATGTGAAGCTTGTAAGGAGCTGAGACCAGCAAGCAGAGAATTACAGTAGTCCAAGCAAAAAAGATTTGAGCATGAATGGGAGATTTTGCTGCAGGCGAAGAGCAAATGGTTAAATTTTGGCTGTGTTGCAGAGATGAAAAACGTTTTGACCATGGAACTGGCATTGGGCATTACTACTACATCATAGAGTAAGAAAGACAGAGGCAGTTTTATTGAATGGTGATTTAGAGCTGATAAGCAGGAGTTCAGTCTTGCCACTATTTAATATGAGACAGTTGTGGTTCATCTAGAGTCTAATAGATAAAAATATTCTAATTGTGTGCAGGATACAGTGACAAGCATTGTGAGATAGGGACAAATAATCGGAAGACACCCTTTAATTAAGGGTGGTTGGCAGGGGGTCGAGTGAGCAAGTGGAAGCTGCAGAGACTGCAATTAAATTGGCAAAGAGAATCAATGGGGCTTAAAGCAGAAAGACAGGCAGTGTACaaggtgaaagagaaagagagaagtacATTAGTTGGGCAGGCCTTTAAAGGGCTATTGATTCTAGCAATTTTTGTTTCAAAGAATGATTGCATAGATCATGGGAGGCAGCTTAATTATTATTTGTGGGTCTGAACAGCTTGGTGACTGTTTTAAAGAGAAGGGTTGAAAGATTGAATCTTTCAGAAGATAACAGGTCTACTATATGTATGAGGTACAGACAGCGGGGCTGAAAACAAAATGAGCCCACAATGCCtataaaataaaactatatataaagtGCCATTTACAAATAAAATTTTATATATGTCAACACAATGCTGTTTGTTTTACAAGAATTTACAAAAGAACCCTTTAtgttaaagaaaaacaaagtaatgtcaatgaaataaaaatatatagtgtaaaatatATGATTTCATACATTTTACCCCCTTTTAAGCGATTTATCTAAATGTGGTATCATGAAACCTGCCTGGAAGGctcagtcactggttaatcagtattcctggctacaaatacatcataaaaaaaggaataaggcatatatatatatatatatatatatatcaaaattaCCCAATACCCTCAGGTCTTGTGTAAGAATGCCATTGCTCCATTAGTTACTTTTTAACCAAATGTCAGTCtgaagagtgtgtttgtgtaacagTGTCCCTTATTCTTCTATATAGGAGCCCGTTTATGGCTCTTTATTGGCTTCATGGTGATGTTTGGGTCTCTCATTGCTGCTATCTGGATCCTTTTTGGGGCATATGTTGTACCAGGTGAGTGTTCTTTTCTGCTTTCTGTTTCCAAAAAGCAACAATAAAGATACAAGTGCTCTCGGGCACTGTTTATTCTAACAGACTGGTGTTAGCTTTGTGTAATGACTAGAGGTGTAGCGGTGCTCAAACCTTGGACCTCATGGCTCGGTATAAGAACTGTACAACGGGGGggttaaattaaaatgtaaatattagcaTGTTTGATTTGTTTCCACGCGTACCTTCTAACTATACAACAGCGCTGAATCATTTTCACATCGAAAGCTACAAATGTTGCAAACTTGCTGCTTGCGAGTGCGGAACATGCTAGCTGAGGCAAgaagaaatttgggctggagttctggggggcttcgagcGGATGGAACTCGAAGCCAGACCCCCCTTTGCCAGGTAGTGGTTGAGTAAAATTGAatcatcaggaggagcaggggtgatGGTGGGATGCAAGTTTTCGtcacgagaagggagaggagcgGTTTTATAGCGCGTAGtaatggaggggaggagtttgggcgtggtccttctcccaaactttcagttattacataacacCATTTTGCGAGTGCGGACcacgctagctgaggcaaggagggaGAActtgagaaatttgggctggagttctggggggctttgagcGGATGGAACTCGAAGCCAGACTCCAGAGCGGAGTGTCAGGGTATTGTTGAGGTGGAAGACGTTCTGACTTTGAATTCTTTGAGAAGCAAACCTGGTGGTTGGAGGGAGAATGAAGTAAGCTGGTCATGGATTTTTGAAACTGATGGCATAAGTACTCTTTCAAGGTGGGAATGGGATGAAATGCTATGGGCTGGATGATGTGATATAGGCTGTTTGTTATGGAGAGGTTTGTTTGAGGGGAcagcagtgttgctgtcctctcatttgGAGGTTCCATCTGTGGATTAGGTGGAGTATGGTGCTGGAAAATGGAGACACTGGCATGGGTCAATGTTCTGCGTGAGGCCCTAAGGATCTGGATCTctgattattaaaatgaaagtGAATCAGTAATAGCATCATTAGCCTGAGACATAAACGGCTCTAAGAACATATGGTGTAGTACTGAATGACCATTGAGAACAGATGAGGGGTGTGAGCAATAGTGTTCTAGATTGGCCTTTATTGATTATATGAATGGCAGCAGAGTTATCTAGGGGGATTAGCATTGCTTTCGGGTCTACTCATGCCCCCAAGAAAGAGTGGTGACGACAGGATAGGGCTCCCAGAGGGCTAAATAAGTGTCAGGAGAGGTGAACAACTGTGCAGGCCGGGGATAGGCGAACCAGCAGCCACCATAGTAACCGTCAAAGCCGTAGAAGGGGCAGCGTGAGCCAAGAGCTGATGACAGTCATAGGAAAAGGCTATCCTAGTTCGGTGGCGAAGCAAGGCAAGCCAAATTGAGCACAAGAGGCAGGGAGCCAGGGCGAAGGAGAGCAAAACACTTTTCGCGTAGtaatggaggggaggagtttgggcgtggtccttctcccaaactttcagttattacataactccatttatCACAGCATGCCATTCAGTATCCAATTTTAGTACTAGGAATGGATCTTGGTACCTGGGCACCCCTCAACTTGTTAGAATTTCAAGCCAACTCAGAAGCCTACAGCATAAGAAGACAGTTTCACCCTCATGGTGTTGGGCACTTCTACTATAACTGAAgtgtttgtttgatttgttttgtttgtttgattagTCTTGAAAAGTGTGGATAAACGGCAGCATTTTCATTTCCGCACTCTTTCTGAGAAAACTGTTTCTAATAGTTTCTATTACTAGTTCTAAGCCTCAGTGAAACGCAGATGACAGCTGACCAGATATTAGTTTTAGAAATGTCTACCAAAGTAATTTTCCTCCATTTGCAttaatttatgtttttgttttcaataaatgtgtttaaaaatattttaatgtcCAGCATATTAGAAATCTATGCTGAGGTGCCTCATTTCccatttttctttctgtctgtcagggAATCCAGTGTATCCTGGATTGTCTGTATTCTTCCAGAATGTTCTTATatttttcaggtaaaaaaaaaaaccatctccccttctctctcttacacacacacacacacacacacacacacacacacacacacacacacactcacacacacatacacagactgtgtgtcagataatTTGGTTATGTATTGAATTTGGTGAGATCATAAAACATTCTGTAACCTGATTTACTACATTCTTGGAATATTATCACAGTTTTcattgtatttttcttttcagctttttaagGTACtttgcctttaagactgatttaAATGACCAAGCTGATGATTGTCTGACCTCTATTGTGTCTGGTTCAAAAACCAGTCTGGATTAAACAGAATTTGTTTGCTGTAGTCCGAATAGGcgagtgtatataaatgtattggTTTTTGTGACCTCAGAAATTTAAAATGGGCTACctttgcacctttttttttctatatatgAACTGTATAGACTGGAGTCAACAGCATGTTATGAAATGTTTAGTCTTTTAAAATTGCTTTCCACAACATGTAAACAGTTTTCCCTCAGTTGCTATAACAACAACACCAAATTCCCATTATGTTTTGATCTGTAATTAAACCAGTGGATTACATGTGAATGCAGTGCTATTGTAGGCACTAAtgcttcctctctttctctatgcTACAGCACGCTGATATACAAGTTTGGACGAACTGAAGAATTATGGGGCTAAGCGGGGTTCTCCTGACACTTCCTATAGAAATCTGCACCCCAAATCTTGCACTCTGGATCGGCGGCCATGCCCCCTGTACATCTTCCTTCTTAGAGAACTTCAGACAAACTCATTCCAGACAAAGTGTAAATGCCTTCAAAGGGTTTAAAGTAGGGTTGGAGCACAACTCCTCAGGAAGATAAGTTTCAATGGACAAGGTTAGTAAACACTGCTTTGCACCCTAAGAACACTTGCagaacacatgcatttttgtcCTTATTTTTGACCTCAGGTATCAGTAAACATTGAGCTGGTTTGCCACCCAGTAGAAACTAGGGCCTGACTGATATTGTTTAATcagtgttgatttcagatgCAGTAATCAGTAttagaaaaaatatttataaaactactgtaaaaatatttttacaatagtttaatttaattcttcttttatatattttgatgATCCAATTAGTGTAACCATTtgttggtgctatatagaactataTTTTTCAGAAACATTCTTCAAAGAAAGATGTAAAGAGAGAGCAggtaaaaagtatttaaatcgAGTAATATATTTGACTGCAAATTTCACATCACTACGAATAAAGACATGAATTTTAGTTTCAGCACCAACCATTTATGAATAGTTTACAAAGGTATGTGCAAATATTACAACCTACCCCAGTGGCTACTTGTAACAGTTGCTATAAATCTGGTAGTGTTGCAAATGCAATTAATTCCaacttaaatacataaaaatatctgattcaaaataaattatatttatatttttttaataatgttaaatatcATATACAAAATGTTGAGAGGATATAAACTCTCAAATTTAGTTTTAACACTTTATTAAATGCTAGCCCCACAGTGAGGCTTTATTGTTAGCCTGACTGGCTCTCACTGATTGTCATTTACAGCTACAAAATAATACTGTTACACACACTAATGGTATATTAGGCTAATATAGATGTAAATTTTTATACTCacaattaaaaatacatatttttcagGAATATCTGTCCACTTACTGTCAGAATTCTCAGATCACCCTGCCCTAGGAATAGGAGAAAGGAGTTAAAAGCATGTTAAACTTAAAGCGGTTTAACTACATAATGTCTGTTACGTTTTATCCTGTGCTAGTTTGTGCCCCACACTCCCCATTTGATcaggcagctgtgtgtgtttacggtTATGGTTTACCATTGCCTTTAAAAACCATTAGTGTGAGGGCAAAATtatataacaaaaaaacaatgagaAAGACCAAACAAAATTAGGAACTACTTTAGAAACCAACAAAATTCCTGATAATTCAGGGAAGCTCCGCCTGCAGTGCTAGAATATTATTGTTTAATACTTTGTTCTGCTCATTAAGATTGGTTGGACAGTTTGGTACTAACATTTATTGCTAACACAATTTACTGATAATAGGTGCCCTGTTTTACCCAaaatttttaaatgtgtttatcatAAAGGCTGCcgttttgttattttgtgtttatgtttgtcaTATCGGTCAGACCCTAGTGAAATCAATGCTGAAGTTTTAAGCTCTCAGAATCAAAGGTTAAATTGTTTATTATAGTGTGTCAATAatgtacacatgtggacaaaattgttggtactccttagttaatgaaagaaaaacccacagtggtcacagaaataacttttgagtttgacaaaaataataaagaaaaattctatgaaaatgaacaaatgaaaatctgacattgattttgaatcatgcttcaacagaattattttaaaaagtaaactcatttaACAGGCATGGacaaaaattatggtacccctgaaaataatgcgaccaaagggacatgttaaatcaaggtttgtccactaattagcatcacaagtgtctacaatcttgtaatcggtcagtgggcctatatataaggctacaggtagtcactgtgctgtttggtgacatggtgtgttccacactcaacatggaccagaggaagcgaaggaaagagttgtctaaggagaaaattatagacaagcatgttaaaggtaaaggttataagaccatctccaagcagcttgatgttcctgtgactacagttgcacatattattcagaaagtTAAGAttcatgggactgtagccaacctccctggatgtggccgcaggaggaaaatttatgacaaatcaaagagaaggataatacgaatggtaacaaaagagcccagaaaaacttctaaagagattaaaggtgaacttctcAAGCTcgaggaacatcagtgtcagatccgtcgttgtttgagccaaagtggacttcatgggagacgaccaaggaggacaccactgttgaaaacaaatcataaaaaagccagactggaatttgccaaactacatgttgacaagtcCCCAAGGCTTCTTGGAGAATGTCCTATAgacagatgaaacaaaaattgaactttttgccaaggcacatcagctctatgttcacagatggaaaaattaagcacatcaagaaaagaacactgtccctactgtgcaacacggaggaggctctgttatgttctggggctgctttgctgcatctggcacagggtgtcttgaatgtgcagggtacaatgaaatctcaagactatcaagggattctagagagaaatgtgctgcccagtgtcagaaagcttggtctcagtcgcaggtcatgggtcttgcaacaggataatgacccaaaacacacagctaaaaacacccaagaatggctaagagggaaacattggactattctgaagtggccttctatgagccctgacctaaatcctattgagcatctttggaaggagctgaagcatggttgaaaagcaatgtctgcctttcattggttaattttcatagcatttttatttattattacttttgtcagattcaagttatttctgtgacccttgtgggtttttttttcattaactgaggggtaccaacaattttgtccatgtgtgtatagaGATATGTTGACAGAAATGTGAACATATTCTGTTGTGCTATTGCGTATGTAAGCCATTGCAACAAATCTTGTTCTGCTGTAATAGAAGTGTATGAAAGCCATAGTCTCAATAGGGATTCTGCTGTCTAGAATGTTAGTTTGTTTAAGCTGTTTTGCTCAACTATAGTGAATTGTTGAAAatgatttaaaattatttatatattagaaATCTTTTAGTCTTAATGAGTATTACTTAACACATAATGGACACGCAGTACAAGCACCTAAGCAAATCTCAGTAGTGTTTTATTTCTGCCTGTAAAAATGGCaaatatattagaataaacacaaatgcagtattaaatgtcttgtttttaaaaagaattgaTCTATTGAGCTTTTTAGAAGCACCAGCATCGCAACTTTAATGAAGCACTGATTAGGTCGATCATATACTgaagaacaacaaataatacTGCACTTCCTAAAGAGAGGTTTAAAA
The genomic region above belongs to Salminus brasiliensis chromosome 8, fSalBra1.hap2, whole genome shotgun sequence and contains:
- the LOC140561324 gene encoding transmembrane protein 50B isoform X1 — translated: MAGFLDNFRWPECECIDWGERRNAVASIVSGILFFTGWWIIIDAAVCYPDQKELNHAFHTCGVFSTLAFFMINAVSNAHIHGDTYGEGCLGRTGARLWLFIGFMVMFGSLIAAIWILFGAYVVPGNPVYPGLSVFFQNVLIFFSTLIYKFGRTEELWG
- the LOC140561324 gene encoding transmembrane protein 50B isoform X2, producing the protein MQWPPLCLAYWYVYFFTGWWIIIDAAVCYPDQKELNHAFHTCGVFSTLAFFMINAVSNAHIHGDTYGEGCLGRTGARLWLFIGFMVMFGSLIAAIWILFGAYVVPGNPVYPGLSVFFQNVLIFFSTLIYKFGRTEELWG